The Allochromatium tepidum genome has a window encoding:
- the yhbY gene encoding ribosome assembly RNA-binding protein YhbY, whose product MPITEKQKRRLKPQVHHLKPVVLVGQYGITEPVLAEIEIALDHHELLKVRVNAGDRDERDAAIGLICERTGADLISRIGNVAALYRHNPKKRDPIVLPKL is encoded by the coding sequence ATGCCCATCACCGAGAAACAGAAACGCCGGCTCAAGCCCCAGGTCCATCATCTCAAGCCTGTGGTGCTCGTCGGCCAGTACGGCATCACCGAGCCGGTGCTCGCCGAGATCGAGATTGCACTCGACCATCACGAACTGCTCAAGGTCCGCGTCAACGCCGGCGACCGTGACGAGCGCGATGCCGCCATCGGCCTGATCTGCGAGCGCACGGGCGCGGATCTCATCAGTCGCATCGGCAATGTCGCCGCGCTCTATCGCCACAACCCCAAGAAGCGCGATCCCATCGTGCTGCCGAAGCTCTGA
- the aroA gene encoding 3-phosphoshikimate 1-carboxyvinyltransferase, whose amino-acid sequence MSSLIDHRYLITPGGSLRGRLRVPGDKSISHRSIMLSAIAEGRTQVSGFLEGADALATLAAFRAMGVSIEGPNDGELVIEGVGMRGLRAPATALDMGNSGTAMRLLAGLLAGQGVTATLVGDDSLTRRPMRRVTEPLALMGARIRTSPTGTAPLTIEPVDHLNGIEYRLPMASAQVKSCLMLAGLYAQGETCIVEPEPTRDHTERMLTAFGYSVRRQGLRICLTGGGRLTACRLRIPADISSAAFFLVGASIAPGSDLLLKEVGINPTRVGVINILRAMGADIELLDKRTAGGEPVADIRVKSARLRGIQIPVDQVPLAIDEFPALFIAAACAEGETVLTGAEELRVKESDRIQVMADGLLKLGIQAEPTPDGIRIRGGALGTATGENAIEAHGDHRIAMSFAIAGLRADGPIEIRDCANVETSFPGFPQLASHAGLGIEEQRPA is encoded by the coding sequence TTGTCCTCGCTCATCGATCATCGCTACCTCATCACCCCCGGCGGCTCACTGCGCGGACGTCTGCGCGTGCCGGGCGACAAGTCGATCTCGCATCGCTCCATCATGCTCTCGGCCATCGCCGAGGGTCGCACCCAGGTCAGCGGCTTCCTGGAAGGGGCCGACGCCCTGGCCACGCTCGCGGCCTTCCGCGCCATGGGTGTGTCGATCGAGGGGCCGAACGACGGCGAGCTGGTGATCGAGGGCGTGGGGATGCGCGGTCTGCGCGCGCCCGCGACGGCGCTCGACATGGGCAACTCGGGCACGGCCATGCGCCTGCTCGCCGGACTGCTGGCCGGGCAGGGGGTCACCGCCACCCTGGTTGGCGATGACTCGCTGACGCGCCGTCCGATGCGCCGCGTCACCGAGCCGCTGGCGCTGATGGGCGCCCGGATCCGCACCAGCCCGACGGGAACCGCCCCCCTGACCATCGAGCCGGTTGACCATCTGAACGGCATCGAATACCGCCTGCCGATGGCCAGCGCCCAGGTCAAGTCCTGCCTGATGCTGGCCGGACTCTATGCCCAGGGCGAGACCTGCATCGTCGAACCCGAGCCGACGCGCGATCACACCGAGCGCATGCTGACCGCCTTCGGCTACTCGGTGCGCCGCCAGGGACTGCGCATCTGCCTCACCGGCGGCGGACGCCTGACCGCCTGCCGACTGCGCATCCCGGCCGACATCTCATCGGCGGCCTTCTTCCTGGTCGGCGCCAGCATCGCGCCCGGTTCCGACCTGCTGCTCAAAGAGGTCGGCATCAACCCGACCCGCGTCGGCGTCATCAACATCCTGCGCGCCATGGGCGCCGACATCGAACTGCTCGACAAGCGCACCGCCGGCGGCGAGCCGGTGGCCGACATCCGCGTCAAGTCGGCCCGACTGCGCGGCATCCAAATCCCGGTCGATCAGGTGCCGCTGGCCATCGACGAATTCCCTGCGCTCTTCATCGCCGCCGCCTGCGCCGAGGGCGAGACGGTCCTGACCGGCGCCGAAGAGCTGCGCGTCAAGGAGAGCGACCGCATCCAGGTCATGGCCGACGGTCTGCTCAAACTCGGCATCCAGGCCGAACCGACCCCGGACGGCATCCGCATCCGGGGCGGCGCCCTGGGCACAGCCACCGGCGAGAACGCCATTGAGGCCCACGGCGACCATCGCATCGCCATGTCATTCGCCATCGCCGGACTGCGCGCCGACGGACCGATCGAGATCCGCGACTGCGCCAATGTCGAGACCTCCTTTCCCGGCTTCCCGCAACTGGCGTCACACGCGGGCTTAGGTATCGAGGAGCAGCGCCCGGCATGA
- the cmk gene encoding (d)CMP kinase, with product MNVIPILTIDGPSGTGKGTLMQLLAERLGWHALDSGALYRVLGLAAGRQGLDLNDPEALTPLAAALPVEFQGGRVLLSGEDVSDAIRTEEAGMAASRVAAHPGVRSALLDWQRRFARAPGLVADGRDMGTVVFPQAPLKIFLDAGPEIRAERRYKQLKEKGLDANLPQLVADIRERDARDRSRPTAPLCPAEDAVLVDSTRMSIAEVLDRVLEEVRRVFPETIARGS from the coding sequence ATGAACGTGATCCCGATCCTCACCATCGACGGCCCCTCCGGCACCGGCAAAGGGACACTGATGCAGCTCCTGGCCGAGCGGCTCGGCTGGCACGCGCTCGACAGCGGCGCGCTCTATCGGGTGCTGGGTCTGGCCGCCGGTCGTCAGGGATTGGACCTCAACGATCCCGAGGCGCTGACCCCGCTGGCCGCCGCCCTGCCGGTCGAGTTCCAGGGCGGGCGGGTGCTCCTGTCGGGCGAGGACGTCAGCGACGCCATCCGCACCGAAGAAGCCGGCATGGCCGCCTCGCGCGTGGCCGCCCATCCGGGCGTGCGCTCGGCCCTGCTCGACTGGCAGCGCCGCTTCGCCCGCGCACCCGGACTGGTGGCCGACGGACGCGACATGGGCACCGTGGTCTTCCCCCAGGCGCCGCTGAAGATCTTTCTCGACGCCGGCCCCGAGATCCGTGCCGAACGCCGCTATAAACAGTTGAAGGAGAAGGGGTTGGATGCTAACCTCCCGCAACTTGTAGCGGACATCCGCGAACGGGACGCGCGCGACCGGTCCCGCCCGACGGCGCCCCTGTGTCCCGCCGAGGATGCCGTATTGGTGGATTCCACCCGGATGTCCATTGCTGAAGTGCTCGATCGTGTCCTGGAAGAGGTTAGGCGCGTCTTCCCGGAAACGATCGCCCGAGGCTCCTAA